One part of the Flavobacterium johnsoniae UW101 genome encodes these proteins:
- a CDS encoding PepSY-like domain-containing protein has translation MKTKIFLAIALLIAAISASAQKKIEVTELPKPAQEFLKKHFSHTLIEKAQKDPEHGEKGYEVKLKDGTEVEFWKDGSYREVDGGDKPIPTDFIPDNIKAYVAKNHPNEKITHIDYGHKDLDVDLTNKIDLEFTKDGKILKDKKNNVKN, from the coding sequence ATGAAAACGAAAATATTTTTAGCCATAGCATTGTTAATCGCAGCAATCTCGGCCAGCGCACAAAAGAAAATTGAAGTAACCGAACTGCCAAAACCAGCGCAGGAATTCTTAAAGAAACATTTTAGCCATACTTTGATAGAAAAAGCTCAAAAGGATCCTGAACACGGTGAAAAAGGGTATGAAGTCAAACTTAAAGACGGAACTGAAGTTGAGTTTTGGAAAGACGGTTCATACCGAGAAGTCGACGGTGGAGACAAACCAATTCCTACTGATTTTATTCCGGATAATATAAAAGCTTATGTAGCCAAAAATCATCCCAACGAAAAAATAACGCACATCGACTATGGACACAAAGATCTCGATGTCGATTTGACCAATAAAATCGATTTGGAATTTACCAAAGACGGTAAAATTCTAAAAGACAAAAAGAATAATGTCAAAAATTAA
- a CDS encoding LacI family DNA-binding transcriptional regulator — protein MEENKHVTIYDIAERLNLATSTISRALKDHHTISDKTIKKVKKTAEEMGFVPNTLAAGLRGNKTRTIGVLIPTVTQPFLSSLISGIEITAQKSDYTVIIMQSHDSYEEEVNMAKSLYSNRVSGVICSLAMETRDTAHFHQFSNNNIPLVFVDRVPKDYNTFRVVIDNYTAGYKATKHLIEQGCIRIAHLTAGSELGNLYNERKRGYIEALKDHNIEVEEELIINLNSVTYEDGVKASNALFDLKPIPDGLFAPGDILAVSAVQTAKKRGTKVPEEFKVIGFNNDPISQIIDPNLSTITHPAEKMGKAAAEIIIKNLKSSKNDDAKEITFLNTEVLARESSSKE, from the coding sequence ATGGAAGAAAATAAACATGTAACGATTTATGATATTGCCGAACGTCTTAATTTGGCAACATCAACTATTTCACGCGCTTTAAAAGACCATCACACGATAAGTGACAAGACAATTAAGAAGGTGAAAAAAACTGCCGAAGAAATGGGGTTTGTTCCCAATACTTTAGCGGCAGGTTTGCGTGGAAACAAAACCAGAACTATTGGTGTTTTGATTCCCACCGTTACACAGCCCTTTTTATCATCTTTAATCAGCGGAATTGAAATCACGGCCCAAAAATCCGATTATACCGTAATCATTATGCAGTCGCATGACTCGTATGAAGAAGAAGTAAATATGGCGAAATCTTTGTATTCCAATCGTGTAAGCGGTGTAATTTGCTCATTAGCAATGGAAACCAGAGATACGGCACACTTTCATCAGTTTTCAAACAATAATATTCCACTGGTTTTTGTCGATAGGGTGCCAAAAGACTACAACACTTTTAGAGTAGTTATCGATAACTATACAGCAGGTTATAAAGCAACAAAGCATCTTATTGAACAGGGCTGTATTCGTATTGCGCATTTAACAGCAGGATCAGAATTAGGAAATCTGTACAACGAAAGAAAAAGAGGGTATATAGAAGCCTTAAAAGATCATAATATCGAAGTGGAAGAAGAATTGATTATCAATTTAAATTCAGTTACTTACGAAGATGGTGTAAAAGCCAGCAATGCTTTATTCGATTTAAAACCAATTCCGGACGGATTGTTTGCACCTGGAGATATTCTGGCTGTAAGTGCCGTTCAGACTGCTAAAAAAAGAGGTACTAAAGTACCCGAAGAATTTAAAGTAATTGGCTTTAACAACGACCCTATTTCGCAGATTATAGACCCTAATTTATCTACAATTACGCATCCTGCAGAAAAAATGGGAAAAGCAGCAGCTGAAATTATTATCAAAAATCTAAAGTCATCTAAAAATGATGATGCCAAAGAAATTACCTTTTTAAATACAGAAGTCCTTGCCAGAGAGTCATCTAGTAAAGAGTAA
- a CDS encoding helix-turn-helix domain-containing protein, translating into MHTITLPDEMNLEKTQQIHVVDYRSSKDVSKQQIILNQNIISFLIEGTKEAVFDNASLSIDASKFLIMRSGNCLMTEKRISEASNYRSVLLFFSNEMIHNFIRKMEINDFESVDTKSVYAFDYDDFIQRFVHSLVDISKLSGEIKSKLLEVKLEEIMLYLTEKYGTKFLYSLTVNSNNATQKFIQVIENSHLSKLTLKELAFLCNMSISTFKREFEKHYAESPIKWFQNKRLEFAHYLLQQEQKNPSEIYFEVGYENLSSFTQAYKLKYGVTPKQNQKNWTFSNSF; encoded by the coding sequence ATGCATACCATTACACTTCCCGATGAAATGAATTTAGAAAAAACACAGCAAATACATGTTGTGGATTACAGAAGTTCTAAAGATGTTTCGAAACAGCAGATTATTCTAAACCAGAATATAATTAGTTTTCTTATTGAAGGGACAAAAGAAGCTGTTTTCGATAATGCGTCCTTGTCTATAGATGCTTCTAAGTTTTTAATAATGAGATCAGGAAATTGTTTAATGACAGAAAAAAGGATTTCGGAAGCCTCAAATTATAGAAGCGTACTCTTGTTTTTTTCTAACGAAATGATTCATAATTTCATTAGAAAAATGGAAATAAATGATTTTGAATCAGTTGACACCAAGTCTGTTTATGCTTTTGATTATGATGATTTCATACAAAGATTTGTACACAGCTTAGTAGATATTTCTAAACTTTCGGGAGAAATAAAATCCAAATTATTAGAAGTGAAGCTGGAAGAAATCATGCTTTATCTTACCGAAAAGTATGGAACAAAGTTTCTGTACTCCTTAACTGTAAATAGTAATAATGCTACGCAAAAGTTTATTCAGGTAATTGAAAACAGTCATTTAAGTAAACTCACTTTAAAAGAACTGGCATTTTTATGTAATATGAGTATTTCAACATTCAAAAGAGAATTTGAAAAACATTACGCCGAATCTCCAATAAAATGGTTTCAAAACAAAAGACTGGAGTTTGCTCATTATTTATTGCAGCAAGAACAAAAAAATCCATCAGAAATATATTTTGAAGTTGGTTACGAAAACCTGTCCAGTTTTACGCAGGCTTATAAATTAAAATACGGCGTAACGCCAAAACAAAATCAGAAAAACTGGACTTTTAGCAACAGTTTTTGA
- a CDS encoding YbhB/YbcL family Raf kinase inhibitor-like protein, with product MKKLNLILVLSLIFTTTIFAQKTFTLTSKDLGGETTKVQEFNGFGCSGENQSPQLSWKNAPEGTKSFAVTMYDPDAPTGSGFWHWVVVDIPANVNELVTGAGTKNLVPKGAVQSVTDFGIKGFGGPCPPVGHGFHQYIITVYALKTDKLGTDENTNPAVVGFNLWNQTLAKASIIAYYKR from the coding sequence ATGAAAAAGCTAAATTTAATTTTGGTGTTGTCTTTAATTTTTACAACAACAATTTTTGCCCAAAAAACATTTACCCTAACCAGTAAAGATTTAGGAGGAGAAACTACAAAAGTTCAGGAATTCAACGGATTTGGATGTTCAGGTGAAAATCAATCACCGCAATTATCATGGAAAAACGCTCCAGAAGGAACTAAAAGTTTTGCTGTAACCATGTACGATCCGGATGCGCCGACAGGAAGCGGATTCTGGCATTGGGTAGTAGTTGATATTCCGGCAAACGTAAACGAATTGGTTACAGGTGCTGGAACTAAAAACCTTGTTCCAAAAGGCGCTGTTCAAAGTGTTACTGATTTCGGAATTAAAGGATTTGGAGGTCCTTGTCCGCCGGTTGGTCATGGATTTCATCAATACATCATTACCGTTTATGCCTTAAAAACGGATAAATTGGGAACAGATGAAAATACAAATCCGGCAGTAGTAGGATTTAATCTTTGGAACCAGACTTTGGCAAAAGCCAGTATCATAGCCTATTACAAACGATAA
- a CDS encoding alpha-glucuronidase family glycosyl hydrolase, protein MASIRLVFLFVSISFSALAQKDYKLWLQYDKISNSAIASEYKNNIQGIVSLGNSETSQISVKELETGIAGMLGNKPQIKSEIKGENNLIIGSQKALNPDLQKALQTDFEKINNEGFIIKSISFKNKKQLIISGKNDVAVLYGVFDFLRLLQTNKSIKNLNIADSPKTNLRILNHWDNLDRTVERGYAGFSLWNWQKLPDFIDQRYIDYARANASIGINGTVLTNVNANALILTPQYLEKVEALANVFRSYGIKVYLTARFSAPIEIGNLKTADPKDPEVINWWKNKSAEIYKRIPDFGGFLVKANSEGQPGPQNYGRDHVDGANMLADAVAPFGGVIMWRAFVYSEHDANDRAKQAYTEFQPYDGKFKENVIVQVKNGAIDFQPREPFHPLFGAMPKTPLMMEFQITQEYLGFSTHLVFLPKLFQEVLESDTFQKGKGATVAKVIDGTLYQNKLTGIAGVANIGNDLNWTGHPFLQANWYGFGRLAWDPYLDSETIADEWLRSTFSNDENFIKPVKNIMMESREAVVNYMTPLGLHHIMDTGHHYGPGPWVSNLSRPEWNPTYYHKADKNGIGFDRSKSGTNAVSQYAAEAANLFDNLENCPEKDLLWFHHVAWDYKLKNGQTLWNGLALKYQEGVNQVAVMQNVWNQTEKYVDSERFNEVKMLLEIQHKEAKWWRDACLLYFQQFSGKELPAGVEKPTQTLEYFKSLKFPFAPGNG, encoded by the coding sequence ATGGCTTCAATAAGACTTGTATTCCTGTTTGTTTCGATTTCCTTTTCGGCTTTAGCGCAAAAGGATTATAAACTTTGGCTTCAGTATGATAAAATCAGCAATTCGGCAATTGCTTCAGAATATAAAAACAATATTCAGGGAATTGTTTCTTTGGGAAATTCTGAAACTTCTCAGATTTCCGTAAAAGAATTAGAAACAGGAATCGCTGGAATGCTGGGAAATAAACCCCAAATTAAATCAGAAATTAAAGGAGAAAACAATCTGATTATTGGTTCTCAAAAAGCTTTAAATCCCGATTTGCAAAAAGCTCTGCAGACAGATTTTGAAAAAATAAACAACGAAGGATTTATTATTAAATCCATCTCTTTTAAAAATAAAAAACAGCTTATCATTTCAGGAAAAAATGATGTTGCGGTTTTGTACGGAGTCTTTGATTTTTTAAGGTTGCTGCAGACCAATAAATCAATTAAAAATTTAAATATTGCCGATTCACCAAAAACAAATCTTCGAATTTTAAATCACTGGGATAATCTCGATCGAACTGTTGAACGCGGCTACGCAGGTTTCTCTTTATGGAACTGGCAGAAATTACCTGATTTTATCGATCAAAGATATATTGATTATGCCAGAGCGAATGCTTCAATTGGAATTAATGGAACGGTTTTAACCAATGTAAATGCAAACGCTTTAATCCTGACTCCGCAATATTTAGAAAAAGTTGAAGCTTTAGCTAATGTTTTCAGATCTTACGGAATAAAAGTTTATTTAACGGCAAGATTTTCGGCACCAATCGAAATAGGAAACTTAAAAACTGCCGATCCAAAAGATCCGGAAGTAATTAATTGGTGGAAAAATAAATCGGCTGAAATTTATAAAAGAATTCCAGATTTTGGTGGGTTTTTGGTGAAAGCCAATTCAGAAGGTCAGCCCGGCCCGCAAAACTACGGAAGAGATCATGTTGACGGAGCTAATATGCTGGCTGATGCCGTTGCGCCTTTTGGCGGAGTTATTATGTGGAGAGCCTTTGTATATTCAGAACATGATGCAAATGATCGTGCTAAACAAGCTTATACTGAATTTCAGCCTTATGATGGAAAATTCAAAGAAAATGTAATTGTTCAGGTTAAAAACGGAGCAATCGATTTTCAGCCTAGAGAACCTTTTCATCCGTTATTTGGAGCAATGCCGAAAACGCCTTTAATGATGGAGTTTCAAATTACACAGGAATATCTGGGTTTTAGCACACATTTGGTTTTTCTGCCTAAATTATTTCAGGAAGTTTTAGAATCTGATACCTTTCAAAAAGGAAAAGGGGCAACCGTTGCTAAAGTTATTGACGGTACTTTATATCAAAACAAATTAACCGGAATTGCAGGCGTTGCCAATATAGGAAACGACTTAAACTGGACAGGACATCCTTTTTTACAGGCAAATTGGTATGGCTTCGGCAGGCTGGCCTGGGATCCATATTTAGATTCAGAAACCATTGCCGATGAATGGTTAAGAAGTACCTTTTCTAACGATGAAAATTTTATTAAACCTGTAAAAAATATCATGATGGAATCGCGTGAAGCCGTTGTCAATTACATGACACCGCTTGGATTACATCATATTATGGATACAGGACATCATTACGGGCCTGGGCCTTGGGTTTCTAATTTGTCAAGACCAGAATGGAATCCAACCTATTATCATAAAGCAGACAAAAACGGAATTGGTTTCGACCGATCAAAATCGGGTACGAATGCCGTTTCACAATACGCAGCAGAAGCCGCAAATCTTTTTGATAATTTAGAAAATTGTCCCGAAAAAGATCTTTTATGGTTTCATCATGTTGCATGGGATTATAAACTGAAAAACGGACAAACACTTTGGAACGGCTTGGCATTGAAATACCAAGAAGGTGTAAATCAGGTTGCAGTAATGCAGAATGTTTGGAATCAGACAGAAAAGTATGTTGACAGCGAACGTTTTAACGAAGTAAAAATGTTATTAGAAATTCAGCATAAAGAAGCAAAATGGTGGCGTGATGCCTGCTTATTATATTTTCAGCAATTTTCAGGAAAAGAACTTCCGGCTGGAGTCGAAAAACCAACACAAACTTTAGAGTATTTTAAATCATTAAAATTTCCTTTTGCACCAGGAAATGGCTAA
- a CDS encoding SDR family NAD(P)-dependent oxidoreductase, translating to MSKKTAIVTGGNSGLGFATAKKLCDNGITTYIIGRTKDKTEEACREIGENAIPVIFDLNDLKGIPAVIESITKNSPIDILVNNAGINMKKEFADVTDEDFLTIIHTNLLSVFAVSREVVKNMKENGGGSIINISSMASQYGIPKVIAYSSSKGAIESMTRAMAVELAQFGIRANCIAPGFIKTKMSSTALDNDPERKNKVLGRTPMGYLGEPSDIADAVYYFALSESKYTTGTVLPVDGGNSIGF from the coding sequence ATGAGCAAAAAAACGGCAATAGTAACCGGAGGAAATTCGGGTTTAGGATTTGCAACAGCAAAGAAATTATGTGACAACGGAATTACAACCTACATTATTGGAAGAACAAAAGACAAAACAGAAGAAGCCTGCAGAGAGATTGGCGAAAATGCTATTCCGGTAATTTTCGACTTAAATGATCTGAAAGGAATTCCTGCCGTGATCGAAAGCATTACCAAAAACAGTCCTATAGATATTTTGGTAAACAATGCCGGAATCAATATGAAAAAAGAGTTTGCAGATGTTACCGATGAAGATTTCTTAACCATAATTCACACCAATCTGTTGAGTGTTTTTGCTGTGAGCAGAGAAGTGGTAAAAAACATGAAAGAAAACGGAGGCGGAAGCATTATCAATATCAGTTCGATGGCATCACAGTACGGAATCCCAAAAGTAATTGCCTATTCGTCAAGCAAAGGCGCAATAGAATCTATGACGCGTGCCATGGCAGTTGAGCTGGCGCAGTTTGGCATCCGCGCCAATTGTATTGCTCCGGGATTTATTAAAACTAAAATGTCGTCAACAGCTTTGGATAACGATCCTGAAAGAAAAAATAAAGTATTGGGAAGAACTCCAATGGGCTATTTAGGAGAACCATCAGACATTGCAGATGCGGTTTATTATTTCGCTTTAAGTGAATCAAAATATACAACAGGAACTGTTTTGCCAGTAGATGGCGGAAATAGTATTGGGTTCTAA
- the uxuA gene encoding mannonate dehydratase — protein MQQTMRWFGPNDNVKLIDIRQAGAAGIVTALHQIPVGDVWTVDAIKERQEIIRNSGLEWTVVESLPVHEEIKRASGNYLQYIENYKISLQNLAECGIKIITYNFMPILDWVRTNHNFINEDGSRALLYNQDAFTYFDVFLLKRPNSENDYSDAEKEKALQFGNQLSEDEKALLFKNVLLGLPGSKINFTAEQILSLLENYAEIDNQKLRENLIYFLSEVTPIAEKNQQKLAIHPDDPPFSVLGLPRIVSTEADLKAIFNAVPSTANGLCYCTGSLSADPKNNLEKIIADFGDRIHFLHLRNTIRESETIFRESEHLNGDVKMEIIVEKLLLLMNKTQISLPMRPDHGFLHRVDEAIETYPGYSLTGRLKGLAELRGLEMGIAYKLNL, from the coding sequence ATGCAGCAAACCATGAGATGGTTCGGACCAAACGACAATGTCAAATTAATTGACATTCGGCAAGCTGGCGCAGCGGGAATTGTAACCGCATTGCATCAAATTCCGGTTGGCGATGTCTGGACAGTTGATGCAATAAAAGAAAGACAGGAAATTATTCGTAATTCCGGCTTGGAATGGACTGTGGTTGAAAGTCTTCCTGTTCATGAAGAAATTAAACGAGCTTCTGGAAATTATCTGCAATACATCGAGAATTATAAAATCAGTTTGCAAAATCTGGCAGAATGCGGTATCAAAATCATTACCTATAATTTTATGCCGATTTTGGATTGGGTTCGAACGAATCATAATTTTATCAATGAAGATGGAAGCAGAGCTTTGCTTTACAATCAGGATGCATTTACTTATTTTGATGTTTTTCTTTTAAAAAGACCAAATTCAGAAAACGATTATTCAGATGCTGAAAAAGAAAAAGCTTTGCAGTTTGGGAATCAATTGTCTGAAGATGAAAAAGCACTTTTGTTTAAAAATGTTTTATTAGGACTGCCGGGAAGTAAAATCAATTTTACGGCCGAACAGATTTTGTCTCTTTTAGAAAATTATGCCGAAATCGACAATCAAAAACTAAGAGAAAATCTGATTTATTTTTTATCAGAAGTAACTCCGATTGCGGAGAAAAACCAACAAAAATTAGCGATTCATCCAGATGATCCGCCGTTTTCGGTTTTAGGACTTCCGAGAATTGTTTCAACCGAAGCCGATTTAAAAGCTATTTTTAATGCCGTTCCTTCAACTGCCAATGGTTTATGTTATTGTACAGGTTCGTTAAGTGCAGACCCAAAAAACAATCTTGAAAAAATTATAGCCGATTTTGGAGATAGAATTCACTTTTTACATCTTCGAAATACCATCCGCGAAAGCGAAACTATTTTTAGAGAATCAGAGCATTTAAACGGTGACGTTAAAATGGAAATTATCGTTGAGAAATTATTGCTGTTGATGAACAAAACCCAAATAAGCCTGCCAATGCGTCCCGATCATGGTTTCCTTCACAGAGTTGATGAAGCAATAGAAACCTATCCGGGTTATTCTTTGACAGGAAGACTAAAAGGGCTTGCTGAATTAAGAGGTTTAGAAATGGGAATTGCTTATAAACTGAATTTGTAA
- a CDS encoding endo-1,4-beta-xylanase produces the protein MKFINPYLLAISTVFFVNCSSNKETLTLKDSYKNDFYIGTALSADQIEEKDAKVDSLIRTEFNAITAENIMKSMYTHPQKDKYDFTLSDKFVAYGEKNKMFIHGHTLIWHSQLAPWMEKIADSTEMKAFMKDHITTIVSKYKGRINSWDVVNEALNEDGTLRPSVFLKTLGEKYLVDAFKLAAKADPKVDLYYNDYNIEEPAKRAGAIALIKKIKAEGGKIDGVGIQGHWRLHSPSIEEIEKSILEYSALGIKVAFTELDITVLPNPWDLKGADVNQNFEGSAKMNPYPKTLPDSVQTKLAERYASIFKLFLKHKDKISRVTFWGVYDGQSWLNDWPIKGRTNYPLPFDKDLKHKPAYDSILKLNKTEE, from the coding sequence ATGAAATTTATTAACCCTTATTTGCTCGCGATCAGTACCGTATTTTTTGTAAATTGTTCTTCTAACAAGGAAACGTTAACCTTAAAAGATTCTTATAAAAACGATTTTTATATTGGAACTGCTTTGAGCGCAGATCAAATTGAAGAAAAAGATGCAAAAGTTGATTCATTAATCCGAACAGAATTTAATGCAATTACAGCAGAAAACATCATGAAATCGATGTACACGCATCCGCAAAAAGATAAATATGATTTTACTTTATCGGACAAATTTGTAGCTTACGGAGAGAAAAATAAAATGTTCATTCATGGACATACTTTAATTTGGCACAGTCAGTTAGCGCCCTGGATGGAAAAAATCGCAGACAGCACTGAAATGAAAGCCTTTATGAAAGATCATATCACAACAATTGTTTCAAAATACAAAGGCAGAATCAATTCGTGGGATGTTGTAAATGAAGCTTTAAACGAAGATGGAACTTTAAGACCGTCTGTTTTTTTGAAAACGCTTGGTGAAAAATATCTTGTTGATGCTTTTAAACTGGCAGCAAAGGCAGATCCAAAAGTAGACTTGTATTACAACGATTATAATATTGAAGAACCGGCAAAAAGAGCCGGAGCAATTGCTTTAATTAAAAAGATAAAAGCAGAAGGCGGAAAAATTGATGGTGTTGGAATTCAGGGACATTGGAGACTGCATAGTCCATCGATAGAAGAAATTGAAAAGAGTATTTTAGAATATTCGGCATTAGGAATTAAAGTTGCTTTTACAGAATTGGATATTACCGTTTTACCAAATCCGTGGGATTTAAAAGGAGCCGATGTAAATCAGAATTTTGAAGGAAGTGCCAAAATGAATCCGTATCCTAAAACATTGCCGGATTCTGTTCAGACTAAATTGGCAGAACGTTATGCATCGATTTTTAAATTGTTCTTAAAACATAAAGATAAAATAAGCAGAGTTACTTTTTGGGGAGTTTATGACGGACAATCATGGTTAAATGACTGGCCTATAAAAGGAAGAACCAATTATCCGCTTCCGTTTGATAAAGATTTGAAACACAAACCGGCTTACGATAGTATTTTAAAGTTAAATAAAACGGAAGAATAG
- a CDS encoding MFS transporter, producing the protein MNYISQKLSIKEKIGYSLGDLAANLVFQTLMTYLAYFYTDIYGLSPTDSSIIMLIVGLVAAFIFNPIIGVLADRTSTKWGKFRPWILATAIPLGVVALLAFSTPDFSYKGKVIYAVVTYTLLLLFYAGNNLPYSALSGVITGDMSERNSMSSYRFVAVMFAQFFVQVFMLGIIKSAGNGDKAIGIEKVMTVLAIIGTIMLLITFLTTKERIIPKPEQKSSVKEDLGDLVKNRPWVIMLSLTTLVFITLAMKGGSYVYYFENYVDKEQLALFIQPILDTLSAIGLNHFGNDPVSAGFGLFNAGGIIFMIVGITLSKNLADKYGKRNVFGLFLFISTLFIIAFYFFPSTSVSLMFFSQILHGFFYGITIPILWAMIADVADYSEWLNNRRATAIIFSAMMVGLKAGLSIGGALTTLFLGFFHYTPNSAVQTETAINGIKLLVSIFPAIPFLIGAGLLFFYKINKEMEVQIETDLKQRRT; encoded by the coding sequence ATGAATTACATTTCACAAAAATTATCCATCAAAGAAAAAATTGGATACAGCTTAGGAGACTTGGCAGCCAATTTGGTTTTTCAGACTTTGATGACGTATCTGGCATATTTCTACACTGATATTTATGGATTATCGCCAACAGATTCTTCTATTATAATGCTGATTGTTGGTTTAGTTGCCGCTTTTATTTTTAATCCCATTATTGGTGTTTTAGCAGATAGAACAAGTACAAAATGGGGGAAATTCAGACCGTGGATTCTGGCAACTGCAATTCCGCTTGGAGTTGTGGCTTTATTGGCATTTTCAACTCCAGATTTCTCTTATAAAGGAAAAGTAATTTATGCCGTTGTAACTTATACTTTACTGCTGCTTTTTTATGCAGGAAATAATCTGCCGTATTCTGCTTTAAGTGGAGTTATTACAGGCGATATGTCCGAAAGAAACAGTATGTCATCATACCGTTTTGTTGCGGTTATGTTTGCCCAGTTTTTTGTTCAGGTTTTTATGCTCGGAATTATAAAAAGTGCCGGAAACGGAGACAAAGCAATTGGTATCGAAAAAGTAATGACGGTTTTAGCCATCATTGGAACCATCATGCTTTTAATCACATTTTTAACGACTAAAGAAAGAATCATTCCCAAACCCGAGCAAAAATCAAGTGTAAAAGAAGATTTAGGCGATTTGGTAAAAAACAGACCGTGGGTAATCATGCTTTCGCTTACAACTTTGGTTTTTATTACACTGGCAATGAAAGGCGGTTCGTATGTATATTATTTTGAAAATTATGTAGATAAAGAGCAGTTAGCACTTTTTATCCAGCCTATTTTAGATACCTTATCGGCTATTGGGTTAAATCATTTTGGTAATGATCCCGTTTCTGCTGGATTTGGATTATTCAATGCAGGCGGCATTATCTTTATGATCGTAGGAATCACGTTGTCTAAAAACCTGGCAGATAAATATGGAAAGCGAAATGTATTCGGATTGTTCTTATTCATTTCAACGCTTTTTATTATCGCTTTTTATTTCTTTCCGTCAACATCAGTCAGCTTAATGTTTTTCTCCCAAATTCTACACGGATTTTTCTACGGAATTACAATTCCAATTCTTTGGGCAATGATTGCCGATGTGGCCGATTATTCGGAATGGCTTAACAATCGCAGAGCCACAGCAATTATTTTCTCTGCCATGATGGTAGGCTTAAAAGCCGGATTAAGTATTGGCGGTGCCTTGACAACATTGTTTTTAGGATTTTTTCATTACACGCCAAACTCTGCTGTACAAACAGAAACTGCGATTAACGGAATCAAATTATTGGTCAGCATTTTTCCAGCAATTCCATTTTTAATAGGAGCCGGATTATTGTTTTTCTATAAAATCAATAAAGAAATGGAAGTGCAGATCGAAACCGATTTAAAACAAAGAAGAACTTAA
- a CDS encoding glycoside hydrolase family 43 protein translates to MPEDSIEQINFDEINELAISKPLVSHIYTADPSAHVFNGKIYIYPSHDIDAGIPFNDNGDHFGMEDYHVFSMDSITAKAVDNGVALHVDDVAWAEKQMWAPDAAHKNGKYYLYFPAKRANGIFQIGAAISDSPSGPFVPQPDAIKGSYSIDPAVFEDEDGKHYIYFGGIWGGQLQKYRNNVYDQNNEEPSENEPALGPIVALLRDDMLELAEEPKEIKILDEKGEILLAGDNNRRFFEASWVHKYNGKYYFSYSTGDTHFICYAIGDNPYGPFTYQGRILNPVVGWTSHHSICEVENEWYLFYHDSSLSKGVTHLRSMKVTKIDYLEDGSIVTIDPYGIRRLID, encoded by the coding sequence ATGCCTGAAGACAGCATTGAACAAATTAATTTCGATGAAATTAATGAACTGGCGATTTCAAAGCCTTTAGTTTCTCATATTTACACAGCCGATCCGTCGGCGCATGTGTTTAATGGTAAAATTTATATTTATCCATCGCATGATATAGATGCCGGAATTCCGTTTAATGATAATGGAGATCATTTTGGAATGGAAGATTATCACGTTTTTTCAATGGACAGTATTACAGCAAAAGCCGTAGATAATGGTGTTGCGCTTCACGTAGATGATGTTGCCTGGGCCGAAAAACAAATGTGGGCGCCAGATGCAGCACATAAAAACGGAAAGTACTATTTGTATTTTCCTGCCAAACGTGCCAATGGAATTTTCCAGATTGGAGCAGCGATCAGCGATTCTCCTTCCGGGCCTTTTGTACCTCAGCCAGATGCAATAAAAGGAAGTTACAGTATTGATCCTGCGGTTTTTGAAGATGAAGACGGAAAACATTATATTTATTTTGGCGGTATCTGGGGCGGACAATTGCAGAAATACAGAAACAATGTATACGACCAGAATAACGAAGAACCTTCTGAAAATGAACCCGCTTTAGGACCAATTGTAGCTTTGCTTCGCGACGATATGCTTGAACTTGCAGAAGAACCAAAAGAGATTAAAATTTTGGATGAAAAAGGAGAAATCCTGCTAGCCGGCGATAATAACCGTCGTTTTTTTGAAGCTTCATGGGTACATAAATACAACGGAAAATATTATTTCTCATATTCAACAGGAGATACCCATTTTATTTGTTACGCTATTGGCGATAATCCGTATGGGCCATTTACCTATCAGGGAAGAATTTTGAATCCTGTTGTGGGCTGGACTTCTCATCATTCTATTTGTGAGGTTGAAAATGAGTGGTATTTATTTTATCATGATTCAAGTTTGTCAAAAGGCGTAACACATTTAAGAAGCATGAAAGTAACTAAAATTGATTATTTAGAAGATGGTTCGATTGTAACAATTGATCCGTATGGAATAAGAAGATTAATTGATTAG